A DNA window from Theobroma cacao cultivar B97-61/B2 chromosome 5, Criollo_cocoa_genome_V2, whole genome shotgun sequence contains the following coding sequences:
- the LOC18599179 gene encoding lipid phosphate phosphatase delta, protein MESIAAWQGVALCGIFSWIVISTYFNVTKKIRSLLQPRVAHRVVTGTSIILKIQKHQHKLWDGLFSVLSSIVSVPFYTAFLPLLFWSGHGKLARQMTLLMAFCDYMGNCIKDVVSAPRPSCPPVRRITATKDEEDNALEYGLPSSHTLNTVCLSGYLLYYVLSSAQSRDACVELAAVAFAGLLVGLIGVGRIYLGMHSLIDIIGGLAVGLVILAFWLTVHEYVDGFIVSGQNVTSFWAALSFLLLFAYPTPELPTPSFEYHTAFNGVAFGIVAGIQQTYHQFHHEAVPRIFTSQLTIPAFLGRMLVGIPTILIVKFCSKALAKWILPVVSNTLGIPIKSTSYIPMLNGSAIEKKSSEIKQSSYVQKMLFFSRQDLFDVDTGIRFLQYAGLAWSVVDLVPSLFSYLRL, encoded by the exons ATGGAGAGCATAGCAGCGTGGCAAGGGGTGGCTTTATGTGGAATTTTTTCTTGGATTGTTATATCTACATATTTCAATGTAACCAAAAAGATTAGATCTTTGCTACAACCTCGGGTGGCTCACCGTGTTGTAACAGGCACTTCTATCATCCTCAAGATCCAG AAACATCAGCATAAACTCTGGGATGGTCTCTTTTCTGTGTTGTCCTCTATAGTTTCTGTGCCTTTTTACACTGCTTTCCTTCCTTTGCTTTTCTGG AGTGGGCATGGAAAATTGGCTAGGCAGATGACATTGTTGATGGCTTTCTGTGATTATATGGGCAACTGCataaag GATGTGGTGTCAGCTCCTAGACCCAGTTGCCCACCTGTTAGAAGGATAACGGCCacaaaagatgaagaagataaTGCGCTGGAATATGGATTGCCTTCTTCTCATACTCTCAACACAGTATGCTTATCAGG ATACCTTTTATACTATGTTCTATCCTCCGCACAGAGTAGAGATGCTTGTGTGGAACTTGCTGCAGTTGCCTTTGCTGGCTTGCTTGTGGGCCTCATTGGAGTTG GAAGGATTTATCTTGGCATGCATAGCTTGATTGATATCATTGGTGGACTTGCTGTTGGATTGGTGATTCTTGCGTTTTGGCTAACAGTCCATGAATATGTGGATGGTTTTATTGTCTCAGGACAAAACG TTACATCCTTTTGGGCTGCACTGAGCTTCCTCTTACTTTTTGCTTATCCCACTCCCGAGCTTCCAACTCCAAGTTTTGAGTACCACACTGCCTTCAACGGTGTTGCATTCGGAATT GTTGCTGGGATCCAGCAGACGTACCACCAGTTCCACCATGAAGCAGTTCCGCGAATATTTACTTCGCAACTCACAATCCCTGCGTTTTTGGGAAGAATGCTTGTTGGGATACCAACAATCCTTATTGTCAAGTTCTGTAGCAAGGCTCTTGCAAAATGGATCCTTCCTGTAGTATCAAATACATTGGGTATCCCTATAAAATCAACCAGCTACATCCCAATGCTTAATGGTTCAGCTATTGAGAAGAAGTCCAGTGAGATTAAGCAATCAAGTTACGTCCAAAAGATGTTATTTTTCTCTCGCCAAGATTTATTTGATGTCGACACAGGTATTAGATTCCTTCAATACGCAGGGCTAGCGTGGTCCGTGGTAGATCTTGTTCCATCTCTCTTCTCTTACCTGAGGTTGTGA